The following DNA comes from Clostridiales bacterium.
CTGGGAGAGCATCTGCCTTACAAGCAGGGGGTCATAGGTTCGAGCCCTATAGTGCCCACCATTTTGCTGGTGTAGCTCAGCAGGTAGAGCAGCTGACTTGTAATCAGCAGGTCGGGGGTTCAATTCCGTCCACCAGCTCCAAACTTAAACTGACGTGTTGGTGATTTATTATTGATGCGTTGGTTTTTTTTATCTATATCTTGATATAGATAAAGGTAAATATAACTTTTGATAATAGGGGGGACTTATTATGGATCTTAATTCCAATATGTCAAAACCGCTAAATTTAAGAGATATACCTTCTAATAATTTAAATTTACATGCTACAGGTAAGTTTCATAGTAAACCTATACGTAAGGTTCCCACTCTTAAGAGATCACATACTAGACATTTGTCTTTAGATAAAAACTTTAAGACTCCCGCTCCTTTTTCAAATGATTCACTCTTTGATAGAAATATATCTTTCGAGGATCTTTCTCATACAAAGGAAAGATCAACTATGTTAATGGACAAAACTCATCTTTTAGAAAACTCTATACATAATTTAAGACATATAGATAATCTTGATATTTCTTCAAATGTATCCCTTACACATAACGCTTTGTTATGCCTCAAAACTTTAGTTTCTCCAGTGGCTATATTTTTTCATGTGGGTAGATTTGCGATAACATCATTTAGTACAGCCCTTTCATTTGTCTCTGCTTTTGCTTTATCTGATGTAATCTTTTTTTATTTTTTAGATAATTTTTCTCTATCCTACTTTCGATATATTCTTCTTGGAATATCAGGAATAGTAGGAGTGTTTTCTATTAAAGGGGTTTTACAATCCGTACTTAATTTATTTCTTAGTGTATTTAAAGGAACTTACTCTTGGTACTTTAGTTTAGTAGATCCAGAATGCTCTTTTTTAAATTTTTTATTTGGTATAAACGATATGACATTAAATGATTCTTAAAAGGAGGATCTTTATATGCTACTTCTAGAAAATGAAAAAGGTAAACAAAAAACTAACGTTTTGCCTCTACCGAATTATGCAATAAAAAAAAATACACCCAACATTTACACACAAGATAATAGAAATCTCGCTTTTAGTAGTTATTGGCCTAATTTAGAAACTCCAAAAATAGAGAAAAACTTTAAGCTTTCTAAAAAACTTAAAAATAAAAAATATGACCCTAGGCAATTTGAACTAGAAATCACGCCTTCCGCTAGAAGATGTATTAAAGCACTACTCTCACCCATTGCCGTCGTTTCATATATATTACAAGAGTCTTCTATTGCTTTTAATAAAATATTAACTGCAACAATTTCTTTTCTTGTATTTAACCTATTAAACTTATTTACATCTGTCTGCTTCGGATCTTATGAAGTAAAACTTCCAATGATGTCTATTTGCTTGGTTGGTAGCATTATAGGTGCAAGAAGATTGATAAGATCTATTAAAAAAATCATAACTAGTATACCTTGTGGTATCTACACTTGCAGCAAAAATATTTCTTGCGACAAGTGCTCTATTCTCGACTTTATATGCGGTATAGACAAAAGCAAAAAAAATCTTTTACCACGTTTAGCTAAAAAATTCTCTCTATAAACTCTACTCTATAATTTGCATATCTAATTTTTTATACTGCTTCCCAGATATATTTAACGATACCACTAACAACATAACAGCTATCCAAAACATATACAACATTCTAAGACTGAAACCTATGTTTTCTGCAAAACTAAACAAAATTATCCCTGCTATTGCCGAAATATTTGCGATTATTATATTGTTCATTTTATTGTCTGTTTCTAATATCAATATTTTCAAAGCCCACTTTATTAACCTTAGTAGCATCCAAATCATAGACATTAAACCCAATAACCCTAATTCCAACCATATTTGCAAAAAGAATAAATGTGTATGTGATGGTGGACTATATTTTGAATATTGCGTAAACAATAGCTTAAATTTTTCTATATTTATACCTATTCCCAAAAACCAATTATCTTTTACAATCTTAAACGATGTACTCCATATATCAAATCTATATTTACTAGATGTATCTTTCCCCAAGGTTAATAATCTTTCCAGTACATTAGAAGGAATATACGGAATAGCAATAATCATTCCTATCAATACTAATGGAAACATCTTTCTATTTTTTAAAATTAAAAATGTACCTATAGCTACTATCGCAGAAACATATGCGGCTCTAGAATAAGTCAATGCTATATTACACAACGCAAGCGCACCTATAAGAGCAATTAATATTCTCTCTCTAGTATTATTAAATTCTAAAAATAACAACATGTAATATGGCAACACTAATACTAATACTCCCGCATATACATTAGGATTACCTAATGTAGAATACACTCTAGATAACATTAGTCCCATATTTAAATCTATCAATAAAGGATCTACTGGTATACCCAAAATAAATTGTATTACACCAAATACACATATCGAAACCGACATACCTACAATAAATTTTACAAATTTAATAAACGCATATTTATTCCTTATAGAATTAACAAGTATAAACCCAAATAAAAATATCGATACATAAAAAATTAAATATTTTATTGAATCTATACTAAATCTGGAATTAAACACAGCCAAAAGAACTGTCGCCATAAATACCAATATTGATACATCTATTTTATTTAAATTCATATTAAATCTTATATCTATCGTTGTCTTAACTAAATATACTAACACAGTAAATACTATAAATAATATATTATAAATATTATGCCACTTGCTCTCTGGTATTATCATCTGCAAACAAACAAACACACCCAACGCAAAAATTATATCCTTACTAATAAACGTAAGCATTTTAAAAAACTTACTTGCGTGCAACATCTCTTTTTTCTGATCATAAAAATTTCTGCAATACACGCTAAATCGACTTAGTACATCTTGTATATTCCCTAAGATTGCACTATACTTCGCGTAAAACGATGTTTTTTCATCCTTGCATATAAATCCTATGAACCTACTTTTCTTTATATCTTTTACCAGCCAATTGAAAAAAACACGAAACAAATTATATATTACACTACTCTCTAGCATGTACTTTAATGCATTTATAAATCTCAGTCCTAAATTTATCAGTATACTATCTGTCATTTTTATCCCCCTATTGGTTTTATTGAAGAAAACCTTCCCCAATACGCACTCTCTCCTATTTCCATCACCATATATTTACCTACTAAAAATAACTGCCCATCTATCCTTATTCCTGTATCTTCAAAATATCCTTCACCATCTATCACAACTTCAACTGAA
Coding sequences within:
- a CDS encoding O-antigen ligase family protein, with amino-acid sequence MTDSILINLGLRFINALKYMLESSVIYNLFRVFFNWLVKDIKKSRFIGFICKDEKTSFYAKYSAILGNIQDVLSRFSVYCRNFYDQKKEMLHASKFFKMLTFISKDIIFALGVFVCLQMIIPESKWHNIYNILFIVFTVLVYLVKTTIDIRFNMNLNKIDVSILVFMATVLLAVFNSRFSIDSIKYLIFYVSIFLFGFILVNSIRNKYAFIKFVKFIVGMSVSICVFGVIQFILGIPVDPLLIDLNMGLMLSRVYSTLGNPNVYAGVLVLVLPYYMLLFLEFNNTRERILIALIGALALCNIALTYSRAAYVSAIVAIGTFLILKNRKMFPLVLIGMIIAIPYIPSNVLERLLTLGKDTSSKYRFDIWSTSFKIVKDNWFLGIGINIEKFKLLFTQYSKYSPPSHTHLFFLQIWLELGLLGLMSMIWMLLRLIKWALKILILETDNKMNNIIIANISAIAGIILFSFAENIGFSLRMLYMFWIAVMLLVVSLNISGKQYKKLDMQIIE